Proteins encoded together in one Planctomyces sp. SH-PL14 window:
- a CDS encoding efflux RND transporter periplasmic adaptor subunit has protein sequence MKRRHVSLVVALVAAGAGGAALVYRPWQRSTAEASEKPTAGESKPSGPTATDAPAVVVLSLEKAEAARIAVEPVAARSLGRSITVPGRLQYDDTRHISVRAATAGVLADVLVKPGDAVVAGQVLAILSSPEVGTARADVLQREGELRVLEEELSWRGKTNEGIFALSEAVGRKDPLDAIRNTFRSVPLGKGGEGVLTAYSRLRLADSLAQGVSGALDNGAVPQRMVRERMSELESADAGLKGAMEQAVFESRQAYRQSEVGVEAARRRLDVSRQHLNTLLGYTESMSAKSAPSDLSSVEIQAPFAGTIEQKLVSTAERTQLGEPLFVLADTSRLWVAADLRERDWSAVRLHEGDPLSVETPAIAGKILPAKIHYVGREVSAETNSVPLIGAIDNTDGLLRPGLFVRVTIPVDASRTVIAVPESAVTRHDGSAFVFVSQGDRAFREVPVKPGLQDRDWIEITEGLQAGDAVVTAGTFFLKSELLLEADE, from the coding sequence ATGAAAAGACGTCACGTCTCTCTTGTCGTTGCGCTCGTCGCAGCCGGCGCCGGGGGCGCCGCCCTCGTCTATCGTCCCTGGCAGCGGTCGACCGCCGAAGCCTCCGAGAAGCCGACCGCCGGGGAGTCCAAGCCCTCCGGCCCGACAGCGACGGACGCTCCGGCTGTCGTTGTCCTTTCACTTGAGAAAGCGGAGGCGGCCCGCATCGCCGTCGAGCCGGTCGCGGCCCGGTCGCTGGGACGGTCGATCACGGTCCCAGGTCGGCTCCAGTACGACGACACCCGGCACATTTCGGTCCGTGCCGCGACCGCCGGAGTCCTCGCCGACGTCCTCGTGAAGCCGGGAGACGCTGTCGTTGCCGGACAGGTTCTGGCGATTCTCTCCAGCCCCGAGGTCGGGACCGCGCGGGCGGACGTCCTCCAGCGCGAGGGGGAGCTGCGGGTCCTGGAGGAAGAACTCTCCTGGCGGGGAAAGACGAACGAGGGGATCTTCGCTCTGAGCGAGGCGGTCGGCCGCAAGGACCCGCTTGATGCGATCCGCAATACCTTCCGATCCGTCCCGCTGGGCAAGGGGGGCGAAGGGGTGCTGACGGCCTATTCGCGGTTGCGGCTGGCGGATTCGCTGGCTCAGGGTGTGTCGGGGGCCCTCGACAACGGCGCCGTCCCGCAGCGGATGGTCCGCGAGCGGATGAGCGAGCTTGAGTCGGCCGACGCCGGGCTCAAGGGAGCCATGGAGCAGGCGGTGTTCGAAAGCCGCCAGGCGTACCGGCAGTCGGAAGTCGGCGTCGAAGCCGCCCGGCGGCGTCTCGACGTCAGCCGGCAGCATCTCAACACGCTGCTCGGCTACACGGAGAGCATGAGTGCCAAGTCCGCCCCGTCCGACCTGTCGTCGGTCGAGATCCAGGCCCCGTTCGCCGGGACGATCGAGCAAAAGCTCGTGTCGACGGCGGAGCGGACGCAGCTCGGCGAGCCGCTCTTCGTCCTGGCCGATACGAGCCGGCTGTGGGTCGCGGCGGACCTGCGGGAGCGGGACTGGTCCGCGGTCCGGCTTCATGAAGGGGATCCGCTCTCGGTCGAAACGCCGGCCATCGCCGGGAAAATCCTCCCGGCGAAGATCCACTACGTCGGTCGGGAGGTCTCGGCGGAGACGAACTCGGTGCCGCTGATCGGAGCGATCGACAACACGGACGGGCTGCTCCGGCCGGGGCTGTTCGTCCGGGTGACGATTCCCGTGGACGCCAGCCGGACCGTGATCGCCGTGCCGGAGTCCGCGGTGACGCGGCACGACGGCTCGGCCTTCGTATTCGTGTCGCAGGGGGACCGCGCGTTCCGGGAGGTGCCGGTCAAGCCGGGGCTTCAGGACCGGGACTGGATCGAGATCACGGAGGGGCTGCAGGCGGGGGACGCCGTCGTCACTGCCGGGACCTTCTTTCTGAAGTCGGAACTGCTCCTCGAAGCAGACGAGTAA
- a CDS encoding ribonucleoside-diphosphate reductase subunit alpha, with product MLRAPHEWVVRKRDGRVVSFDLARIQNAIANAFRAELNLAAGQPLDADVQQEIADVARSVGDDIGVAASRPEGIDVERIQDLVEMGLMACGQYRVARRYIIYRSEHAKMRLIRGEVPVADETPVVHVVLPDGTRVPFDPQRARKRIAEACRGFETIVSVDELVDEVIRSVFDGIALAEVYRVQILAARSRIERDPAFDVVASRLMRNVIYQEVLGETPEARSLTAVHRDQFEHSIIDGIRAGRLAPELRSFDLGRLAVAMKPERDDQFRYLGLQAIYDRYLLHIGGRRIETPQFFWMRVAMGLAIQEPEDREARAIEFYEVLSTFRFTSATPTLFNSATPHPQLSSCYLSTVDDDLEHIFKVVSDNAKLSKWAGGLGNDWTRIRATNSHIHGTNGKSQGVIPFLKVVNDAAVAVNQGGKRKGAVCSYLETWHLDVEEFLDLRKNTGDERRRTHDMHTANWIPDLFLQRVRQNGSWTLFSPDEVPDLHDLYGRAFQERYEHYERLADGGEIPLFRRLPAAELWRKMLTRLFETGHPWITFKDPSNIRSPQDHVGVVHSSNLCTEILLNTSAQETAVCNLGSINLKAHVVDGRFDLELLADTVRTAVRMLDNVVDINFYPTPEAERSNRRHRPVGLGIMGFQDALQALGISYASDAAVEFSDRSMEAIAYHAISASADLARERGAYATYAGSKWDRGLLPLDTLDLLEQNRGEAIQVDRSSALDWQPVREAIAAHGMRNSNVLAIAPTATISTIIGVTQSIEPAYKYLYVKSNLSGEFTQVSDVLVDELKRLDLWDAQMLEEIKYYDGSIQNIGRIPLEIRRRYLTAFELEPKWLIECASRRQKWIDQGQSLNLYLAEPSGRKMHDMYFLAWDKGLKTTYYLRTLAATQVEKSTVDVNRFGIQPKWMKNKSASSEVEVRRDGGSAESNSLEAAVPQAGAMCPIDDPGCESCQ from the coding sequence ATGCTGCGCGCCCCTCACGAATGGGTTGTCCGCAAACGCGACGGCCGAGTCGTCTCCTTCGACCTGGCCCGGATTCAGAACGCCATCGCCAACGCCTTCCGCGCCGAGCTGAACCTCGCCGCCGGTCAGCCGCTCGACGCGGATGTCCAGCAGGAGATCGCCGATGTGGCGCGGTCGGTCGGCGACGACATCGGCGTAGCGGCCAGCCGGCCCGAGGGGATCGATGTCGAGAGAATCCAGGACCTCGTGGAGATGGGGCTCATGGCCTGCGGCCAGTACCGCGTCGCCCGCCGCTACATCATCTACCGCTCCGAGCACGCCAAGATGCGGCTCATCCGGGGCGAGGTTCCGGTCGCCGACGAGACGCCGGTCGTCCATGTCGTCCTGCCGGACGGAACCCGCGTCCCGTTCGATCCGCAGCGGGCCCGGAAGCGGATCGCCGAGGCGTGCCGCGGGTTCGAGACGATCGTCTCCGTCGATGAGCTGGTCGACGAAGTCATCCGCTCTGTCTTCGACGGGATCGCGCTCGCCGAGGTGTACCGCGTCCAGATCCTCGCCGCCCGATCACGGATCGAGCGCGATCCGGCGTTCGACGTCGTTGCCTCGCGGCTGATGCGAAACGTCATTTATCAGGAGGTCCTCGGCGAGACGCCTGAGGCCCGGTCGCTGACGGCCGTGCACCGAGACCAGTTTGAGCATTCGATCATCGATGGGATCCGGGCGGGACGACTCGCGCCGGAACTGCGGAGCTTTGATCTCGGCCGCCTGGCCGTGGCGATGAAGCCGGAGCGGGACGACCAGTTCCGCTACCTGGGCCTGCAGGCGATTTATGACCGCTACCTGCTGCATATCGGCGGGCGGCGCATCGAGACACCGCAGTTCTTCTGGATGCGGGTCGCGATGGGACTGGCGATCCAGGAGCCGGAGGACCGCGAAGCCCGGGCGATCGAGTTCTACGAAGTGCTCTCGACGTTCCGGTTCACCTCCGCCACGCCGACGCTGTTCAACTCGGCGACACCGCATCCGCAGCTCAGTTCGTGCTACCTGAGCACCGTCGACGATGACCTGGAACACATTTTCAAGGTCGTCTCGGATAACGCGAAGCTCTCGAAGTGGGCCGGCGGTCTCGGGAACGACTGGACCCGCATCCGGGCCACGAACTCGCATATCCACGGGACGAACGGAAAGAGCCAGGGAGTCATCCCGTTTCTCAAGGTGGTGAACGACGCGGCTGTCGCGGTGAACCAGGGAGGCAAGCGGAAGGGGGCGGTCTGCTCGTATCTCGAAACGTGGCACCTCGACGTCGAAGAGTTCCTTGACCTCCGCAAGAACACCGGAGACGAACGCCGCCGCACGCATGACATGCATACGGCAAACTGGATTCCCGACCTGTTCCTCCAGCGGGTCCGGCAGAACGGCTCCTGGACCCTGTTCAGCCCCGACGAAGTACCGGACCTGCACGATCTCTACGGCCGCGCGTTCCAGGAACGGTACGAGCATTACGAGCGGCTCGCCGACGGGGGGGAGATCCCGCTCTTCCGGCGGCTGCCTGCCGCGGAGCTGTGGCGGAAGATGCTCACCCGTCTGTTCGAAACGGGGCATCCGTGGATCACGTTCAAGGATCCCTCGAACATCCGCTCGCCGCAGGACCATGTCGGCGTCGTCCACAGCAGCAACCTCTGCACCGAGATTCTGCTGAACACGTCGGCCCAGGAGACCGCGGTTTGCAACCTGGGGTCGATCAACCTCAAGGCCCACGTCGTCGACGGCCGGTTCGATCTCGAACTGCTGGCCGACACGGTCCGGACGGCGGTCCGGATGCTCGACAACGTCGTCGACATCAACTTCTACCCGACACCTGAGGCCGAGCGGTCGAACCGCCGGCACCGCCCGGTCGGACTGGGGATCATGGGGTTCCAGGACGCGCTCCAGGCCCTGGGGATCAGCTATGCCAGCGACGCGGCGGTCGAATTCTCTGACCGGAGCATGGAAGCGATCGCCTACCACGCTATCTCCGCGTCGGCAGACCTGGCCCGCGAACGGGGTGCCTACGCGACCTACGCCGGCTCGAAGTGGGACCGCGGACTGCTGCCGCTCGACACGCTCGACCTCTTAGAGCAGAACCGCGGCGAGGCGATCCAGGTTGACCGCTCGTCGGCCCTTGACTGGCAGCCGGTCCGGGAAGCGATTGCCGCCCACGGGATGCGGAACAGCAACGTCCTCGCCATCGCTCCGACCGCCACGATCTCGACGATCATCGGCGTCACGCAGTCGATCGAGCCCGCCTACAAGTACCTCTATGTGAAGAGCAACCTCTCGGGTGAGTTCACGCAGGTCAGCGACGTCCTTGTCGACGAATTGAAGCGGCTCGACCTGTGGGACGCTCAGATGCTGGAGGAGATCAAGTACTACGACGGCTCGATCCAGAACATCGGGCGGATCCCGCTCGAGATCCGGCGACGGTATCTCACGGCGTTCGAACTGGAGCCGAAGTGGCTCATCGAGTGTGCCTCCCGCCGCCAGAAGTGGATCGATCAGGGGCAGTCGCTCAATCTCTACCTCGCCGAGCCGAGCGGGCGGAAGATGCACGACATGTACTTCCTCGCCTGGGACAAGGGGCTCAAGACGACCTATTACCTTCGGACCCTTGCCGCAACGCAGGTCGAGAAGTCGACTGTCGACGTCAACCGCTTCGGCATCCAGCCCAAGTGGATGAAGAACAAGAGTGCTTCGAGCGAGGTCGAGGTCCGCCGCGACGGGGGTTCGGCCGAGTCGAACTCCCTGGAAGCCGCCGTTCCGCAGGCCGGCGCGATGTGTCCCATCGACGACCCCGGCTGCGAGTCATGCCAGTAG
- a CDS encoding ribonucleotide-diphosphate reductase subunit beta translates to MFLSETLAPSTASAPSSAAAGLGRIDASSKRLISCHQVDVNQLMPLKYKWAWEHYVNACANHWMPTEVAMNKDIETWRSSKLTPDERRVILRNLGFFATAESLVGNNLVLAIFRHVTNAECRQYLLRQAFEEAVHTHTFLYVVESLGLNEGEVFNMYHEVPAIAKKDDFEMELTTEILDPSFTTDTFEGAQAFLKNLIGYYLIMEGIFFYTGFVMVLSFHRRNLMTGIGEQFQYILRDETIHLNFGIDLINGIRNENPHLWTAEFQQAMVDRIRQAVELEIEYARDCLPRGILGLNAELFRDYVQFIADRRLERIGLPTQYGSSNPFPWMSETMDLSKEKNFFETRVTEYQSASTLSWD, encoded by the coding sequence ATGTTCCTCTCCGAGACGCTCGCTCCCTCGACGGCCTCCGCTCCCTCCTCCGCAGCCGCCGGGCTCGGCCGGATCGATGCCAGTTCGAAGCGGCTCATCAGTTGCCATCAGGTCGACGTCAACCAGCTCATGCCGCTCAAGTACAAGTGGGCGTGGGAGCACTACGTCAACGCCTGTGCGAACCACTGGATGCCGACCGAAGTCGCGATGAACAAGGACATCGAGACGTGGCGGTCGAGCAAGCTCACGCCGGACGAGCGGCGGGTGATTCTGCGGAACCTGGGGTTCTTTGCGACCGCCGAGAGCCTTGTCGGCAACAACCTTGTCCTGGCGATCTTCCGCCATGTGACGAACGCCGAGTGCCGCCAGTACCTCCTGCGGCAGGCCTTCGAAGAAGCCGTGCACACGCATACGTTTCTGTACGTCGTGGAGAGCCTGGGCCTCAATGAGGGGGAGGTTTTCAACATGTATCACGAGGTGCCGGCGATCGCGAAGAAGGACGACTTCGAGATGGAGCTGACGACGGAGATCCTCGATCCGAGTTTCACGACTGACACTTTTGAAGGGGCTCAGGCGTTTCTGAAGAACCTGATCGGTTATTACCTGATCATGGAGGGAATCTTCTTTTACACCGGGTTCGTGATGGTGCTGTCGTTCCACCGACGGAACCTGATGACGGGGATTGGGGAGCAGTTTCAGTACATCCTGCGGGACGAGACGATCCACTTGAACTTCGGGATCGACCTCATCAACGGGATCCGGAATGAGAATCCGCATCTTTGGACGGCCGAGTTCCAGCAGGCGATGGTAGATCGGATCCGGCAGGCGGTGGAGTTGGAGATTGAGTATGCCCGCGACTGTCTGCCGCGGGGGATTCTGGGGCTCAATGCCGAACTGTTCCGGGACTATGTTCAGTTCATTGCGGATCGTCGGCTGGAGCGGATCGGGTTGCCGACGCAGTATGGGTCGTCGAACCCGTTTCCTTGGATGAGTGAGACGATGGATCTGTCGAAGGAGAAGAATTTCTTCGAGACGCGGGTGACGGAGTATCAGAGTGCGTCGACGCTGAGCTGGGACTGA
- a CDS encoding DUF1559 domain-containing protein: protein MSYASVCGCARRSLSRRNSRYRGFTLIELLVVIAIIAVLVAILLPAVQQARESARQTQCRNHLKQLGLALNNYHESCGMFPKGGYGGGMGSPALWVTAGARAGRVVSWGNAILPHLDQTGLFHRYNQNEPYLHADNAALCATVLPVFICPSNPGAGDLKSNGDNATHPKMGRSDYGGNWGERGLRCYPMSNCQNSYADLGDTDGFGRGVIRGAGETSIGIRDILDGTSNTVLLGEAPEAIHGLWAGHKNYFDQSAPLNGRFGTAGMTRFASCQVANNSPNIGKLGCDFGQEFHSHHAGGANFLMVDASVRFCPENIALQTLSALLSRKGKELVGEF from the coding sequence ATGTCTTACGCTTCTGTCTGTGGCTGCGCGCGCCGGTCTCTCTCGCGCCGGAATTCCCGGTATCGCGGGTTTACCCTCATCGAGCTGCTCGTCGTGATCGCCATCATTGCGGTCCTCGTAGCCATCCTCCTCCCGGCGGTGCAGCAGGCCCGGGAATCGGCGCGGCAGACCCAGTGCCGCAATCACCTCAAGCAGCTCGGCCTGGCACTCAACAACTACCACGAGTCGTGCGGGATGTTTCCGAAGGGGGGCTATGGCGGCGGGATGGGATCCCCCGCGCTGTGGGTCACCGCCGGGGCCCGCGCCGGTCGCGTCGTGAGCTGGGGGAACGCGATCCTGCCACATCTCGATCAGACGGGGCTCTTTCACCGATACAACCAGAATGAGCCTTACCTTCACGCCGATAACGCGGCGCTCTGCGCGACGGTCCTGCCGGTCTTTATCTGCCCCTCGAACCCGGGCGCCGGCGACCTGAAGTCGAATGGCGACAACGCGACCCATCCGAAGATGGGACGGAGCGACTACGGCGGAAACTGGGGTGAGCGGGGGCTCCGCTGCTACCCGATGAGCAACTGCCAGAACTCGTACGCCGACCTGGGGGACACCGACGGCTTCGGCCGCGGCGTCATCCGCGGGGCAGGGGAGACGAGCATTGGGATCCGCGACATTCTCGATGGCACGAGCAACACGGTCCTGCTCGGCGAGGCCCCCGAGGCGATCCACGGTCTGTGGGCGGGGCATAAGAACTACTTCGATCAGAGCGCACCGCTGAACGGGCGGTTCGGCACCGCGGGGATGACGAGGTTCGCGTCGTGCCAGGTTGCGAACAACAGCCCGAACATCGGGAAGCTGGGGTGCGACTTTGGGCAGGAGTTCCACAGCCATCACGCCGGGGGCGCGAACTTCCTGATGGTCGATGCCTCGGTCCGCTTTTGTCCGGAGAACATCGCGCTTCAGACCTTGTCGGCACTTCTCTCGCGGAAGGGGAAGGAACTGGTGGGCGAGTTCTGA
- a CDS encoding efflux RND transporter permease subunit: MLSQLIEVSLKNRFLVLTGTLLMAAAGINAALHLPIDAVPDMTNVQVTVITNAGSLSPVEVERYVTYPVESTMGGLPKVEEVRSVSKFGISVVTIVFQEGTNLYQARQLVAERISAASALIPAGYGTPELGPLTTALGEILQFEVRGDAYSPMQLRTILEWDVVPKLREVRGVTEVNTHGGFYRTFEIRPNPDRLASYGLTLDDLFARIEENNASAGGGYVVHHDEQRFIRGQALLGNVGDIEEIVLRREGDGNPLLIRDVASVTEAPMTRQGAVTRDGRGEAVTGLTMMLIGENSREVVERVKQRLVEIQPSLPPGVRIEVIYDRSALIGRTLKTVVKNLVEGGALVVFVLLIMLGSFKAGVIVALAIPLSMMFATTLMQTFGITASLMSLGAIDFGLIVDSSVIMVENCIHRLSHAPPGKSRVDIIRDAAIEVRKPTMFGELIIAIVYLPILMLEGTEGKLFRPMALTVLFALFGSLILSMTFMPAMASLALPKNLEDKDVFLVRWIKFLYRPLVERTIRFPVLTTLVSLAVFVVSIPVALNLGAEFMPKLEEGDLLVEAVRLPSASLEGAIGMSTQIEKTLKPFPEVQTVFCKTGRPEIANDVMGVHQTDVWVMLKDQHDWRKGMTRDQLIRDMSDALTAKVPGAVFGFTQPIEMRVDELVAGVKADVAVLLYGDDLTFLGETAKKIERLLKEIPGAVDVKADFQANLTTVTVVPRRDALARYGIDAQKVMDVVASIGGHEVGQIFEGRARFPIIVRIPEDWRNEVARIEQLPVSSAGGKPVPLGDLADVKIEETPPSVEHESNRRRTFVSANVRGRDVATFVSEAQKKIREGITLPTGYEIRWGGDFENLQSASQRLILITPIVLLLIFLLLHTTFQSASLALLIFLAVPIAASGGVFALALRGMPFSISAGVGFIALFGVAVLNGLVWVSAAENLRGTGIPMKDATYETALSRLRPVLMTALVASLGFLPMAMSTSDGAEMQRPLASVVIGGLITSTLLTSLVVPAIYPWFAPRRLPASDEDLAASSSPAH; encoded by the coding sequence ATGCTCTCCCAACTCATTGAAGTTTCGCTCAAGAACCGGTTCCTCGTCCTGACGGGAACCCTCCTCATGGCTGCGGCGGGGATCAACGCCGCGCTCCACCTGCCGATCGACGCCGTTCCGGACATGACCAACGTCCAAGTGACGGTCATCACGAACGCTGGCTCGCTCTCCCCGGTCGAGGTCGAGCGGTATGTCACCTACCCCGTCGAATCGACGATGGGAGGCCTCCCCAAGGTCGAGGAAGTCCGCAGCGTCTCCAAGTTCGGGATCTCGGTCGTGACGATCGTCTTCCAGGAAGGGACGAACCTCTACCAGGCCCGCCAGCTCGTCGCGGAGCGGATCTCCGCGGCTTCCGCGCTGATCCCCGCGGGATACGGCACCCCCGAACTGGGACCGCTCACGACCGCCCTCGGGGAGATCCTTCAGTTCGAGGTCCGCGGGGACGCCTACTCGCCGATGCAGCTCCGGACGATTCTCGAATGGGATGTCGTCCCGAAGCTCCGCGAAGTCCGCGGGGTGACCGAGGTCAACACGCACGGCGGCTTCTACCGCACCTTCGAGATCCGCCCGAACCCGGACCGCCTCGCCAGCTATGGCCTGACGCTCGATGACCTGTTCGCCCGGATCGAAGAGAACAACGCCTCGGCGGGCGGTGGGTACGTCGTCCACCACGATGAACAGCGGTTCATCCGCGGCCAGGCCCTCCTCGGCAACGTGGGGGACATCGAAGAGATCGTGCTACGGAGGGAAGGGGACGGCAACCCTCTCCTCATCCGCGATGTCGCGAGCGTGACCGAAGCCCCCATGACCCGCCAGGGGGCCGTCACCCGTGACGGTCGCGGCGAAGCAGTCACCGGGCTGACCATGATGCTGATCGGCGAGAACTCGCGGGAGGTCGTCGAACGGGTCAAGCAGCGGCTCGTCGAGATCCAGCCGTCGCTTCCGCCGGGAGTGCGGATTGAGGTCATCTACGACCGCTCCGCCCTCATCGGTCGGACGCTGAAAACGGTCGTCAAGAACCTGGTCGAGGGGGGCGCCCTCGTGGTCTTCGTGCTCCTCATCATGCTGGGGAGCTTCAAGGCGGGGGTGATCGTCGCTCTGGCGATCCCGCTGTCGATGATGTTTGCCACGACGCTGATGCAAACGTTCGGAATCACGGCGAGCCTGATGAGCCTCGGAGCGATCGACTTCGGCCTGATCGTCGACTCGTCGGTCATCATGGTCGAGAACTGCATCCACCGCCTCTCGCACGCGCCCCCCGGGAAATCGCGGGTCGACATCATCCGCGACGCGGCGATCGAGGTCCGCAAGCCGACCATGTTCGGCGAGCTGATCATCGCCATCGTCTACCTGCCGATCCTGATGCTCGAGGGGACGGAGGGGAAACTGTTCCGGCCGATGGCCCTGACGGTCCTCTTTGCCCTGTTCGGCTCGCTGATCCTCTCGATGACCTTCATGCCGGCGATGGCCTCGCTTGCCCTGCCGAAGAACCTGGAAGACAAGGACGTGTTCCTCGTCCGGTGGATCAAGTTCCTCTACCGCCCGCTCGTCGAGCGGACGATCCGCTTCCCGGTCCTGACGACGCTCGTCTCGCTCGCGGTCTTCGTCGTCAGCATCCCGGTCGCGCTGAATCTTGGGGCCGAGTTCATGCCGAAGCTTGAGGAAGGGGATCTGCTCGTCGAAGCGGTCCGGCTCCCGAGTGCCTCGCTGGAAGGGGCGATCGGGATGTCGACGCAGATCGAGAAGACGCTCAAGCCATTCCCCGAGGTCCAGACAGTCTTCTGCAAGACCGGCCGGCCCGAGATCGCCAACGACGTCATGGGGGTCCACCAGACCGACGTGTGGGTCATGCTCAAAGACCAGCACGACTGGCGGAAAGGGATGACGCGGGACCAGCTCATCCGCGATATGTCCGACGCCCTGACTGCCAAGGTCCCGGGAGCGGTCTTCGGCTTCACGCAGCCCATCGAGATGCGGGTCGACGAACTCGTGGCCGGGGTTAAGGCCGACGTCGCGGTCCTGCTCTACGGAGACGACCTGACGTTTCTGGGCGAGACGGCGAAGAAGATCGAGCGGCTGCTGAAGGAGATCCCCGGCGCGGTCGACGTGAAGGCAGACTTCCAGGCGAACCTGACCACCGTCACGGTCGTCCCACGCCGCGACGCTCTCGCCCGTTACGGGATCGACGCCCAGAAGGTCATGGACGTCGTCGCCTCGATCGGCGGTCACGAGGTCGGACAGATCTTCGAAGGACGAGCCCGGTTCCCGATCATCGTCCGCATCCCCGAGGACTGGCGGAACGAGGTCGCCCGGATCGAACAGCTCCCGGTCTCGTCCGCTGGAGGAAAGCCGGTCCCGCTCGGCGATCTGGCGGACGTCAAGATTGAAGAGACGCCCCCCTCCGTCGAGCACGAGTCCAACCGCCGCCGGACCTTCGTCTCGGCGAACGTTCGGGGCCGTGACGTGGCGACGTTCGTCTCGGAAGCTCAGAAAAAAATTCGCGAGGGAATCACGCTCCCGACCGGGTACGAGATCCGTTGGGGGGGCGACTTCGAGAACCTTCAGTCGGCCAGCCAGCGGCTGATCCTCATCACACCCATCGTCCTCCTGCTGATCTTCCTGCTGCTTCACACGACGTTCCAGAGCGCCAGCCTGGCGCTCCTGATCTTCCTCGCCGTCCCGATCGCCGCCTCGGGGGGCGTGTTCGCGCTCGCCCTCCGCGGAATGCCGTTCAGCATCTCGGCCGGCGTCGGATTCATCGCCCTGTTCGGCGTCGCGGTCCTGAACGGTCTGGTGTGGGTCAGTGCCGCGGAGAACCTCCGTGGCACCGGCATCCCGATGAAGGACGCGACCTACGAGACCGCCCTCTCGCGCCTGCGGCCGGTCCTTATGACGGCCCTCGTCGCGAGTCTTGGCTTCCTGCCGATGGCGATGTCGACCAGCGACGGCGCCGAGATGCAGCGGCCCCTCGCGTCGGTTGTCATCGGGGGACTCATCACGTCGACGCTTCTGACGTCGCTCGTCGTTCCGGCGATCTACCCGTGGTTCGCGCCTCGGCGTCTTCCGGCGTCCGACGAAGACCTCGCGGCCTCGTCGTCTCCGGCCCATTGA
- a CDS encoding tetratricopeptide repeat protein: MVYTREDIRSAMDAGELDRAARIARCYLHSHREDGRAWELAGLIHFEEGRTPLAISALEKASLLIPLGLESRIRLAIAYGLIGKTDLATDLLALEISHEAISPQQLLAVAQALGRFEQPVLAMHACRAATQQDPEFARAYYDMGFYGSRCGVLPRHVESLIRKSIALDPRSARYRVGLATHLMQHKRIDEACAAIESLTLNQIDTITCQCCLARIATLYERLNDSERLERCRSNLGETSPE, from the coding sequence ATGGTCTACACGCGTGAAGACATCCGATCCGCCATGGACGCCGGCGAGCTTGACCGCGCCGCACGGATCGCCCGGTGCTACCTCCACTCCCACCGCGAAGACGGCCGGGCCTGGGAACTGGCTGGGCTGATCCACTTCGAAGAAGGCCGCACGCCGCTGGCAATCTCCGCCCTGGAAAAGGCCTCCCTCCTCATCCCCCTCGGCCTTGAATCCCGGATTCGCCTCGCGATCGCCTACGGCCTGATCGGCAAGACCGACCTCGCCACCGACCTGCTCGCCCTTGAGATCTCGCACGAAGCCATTTCGCCGCAGCAGCTCCTGGCGGTCGCCCAGGCCCTCGGCCGCTTCGAACAGCCGGTCCTCGCCATGCACGCCTGCCGCGCCGCGACGCAGCAGGATCCCGAGTTCGCCCGCGCCTACTACGACATGGGGTTCTACGGTTCCCGCTGTGGCGTCCTGCCGCGGCACGTCGAGAGCCTGATCCGGAAGTCGATCGCCCTCGACCCCCGCTCGGCCCGCTATCGCGTCGGCCTCGCCACGCACCTGATGCAGCACAAGCGGATCGACGAGGCGTGCGCCGCCATCGAGTCCCTCACGCTGAATCAGATCGACACGATCACCTGCCAGTGCTGCCTCGCCCGGATCGCGACACTCTACGAACGCCTCAACGATTCGGAGCGGCTGGAGCGGTGCCGATCGAACCTGGGCGAGACCTCGCCCGAGTAG